CTGTCTATTGTAGATGCTAAGCCGCTAACAATTTTATCTTATCAAGCAGATAGTAGATGACATGAGAGTAAGAGAGAATGGCAAGAAAGAAGATATATACTAGTAAATTAGTAATATTGGGGTTCAGAGTGACAAACCAGTAGGCACATTAGAAGCCAAATTTGAGAGGACAAGTATGACAACAGCAAGAACTGCTATCCCACCAGCATGGTCTATCTTGGCATAAGGTTCCATAAAATCCCAGAAAGCACTTGGAATCCCTGTTCTGTTAAAGCCATCAACTGTGATAAACATACCACAGAAGAATATTAAGAGTGAATAGGACACCTGTACAAGTTGAAACAGCAGAATGAACAAGATTTACTTTTGCCTCAAAAGTCAATAGGAGTCATGTAAATTAATTTTAACTTTATTTATGCTATTAGTGTATTTTAACTTGTCCTAACCGGTAACATGCCTTTTATCCAAGTTACTAATTCCATATGTTACTTGTAGTTATCTTTTAGATGCCTTACCGTATGGAAGTTGGAACTCAAGATAAATACTAGGTGAAAAATGCGATTGTTGAACTTGACATCACAACACGAAGAAACAAAAATACAAGCCCAAAATACCTTTTCTAAGCATTCTCTAGCATCTTTGAAATCAAGAACCACAAGAGCAAGTGCTGCTGTAATAGTAGTCCATGACATATTCAGACCCATCAACAAAGATATCAACATCCCAATTGTAACAAGATAAACACATATTTTCCATAACAATCTTTTCCATTTATCAGCAAAATTCTGCTTTTCCTCATAAGATGTGAAATTTTGATCTTCACACCCATCAACAGGTGCTTCTGTAGAGGCATTGGAATTCCTGGAAGAATAAAATTCCCTGTTTGGATCCTTCTTGATTTCATTTTCACTAAAATTTCCATGATTCTTAAATGTGTCAGCATGATTTATTTGACCATTTGTATTCACTGGATCAACCGAAAACTGTTCCGGAGAATTTAACCAATTAACGACATGTGACATTGTTGCTGGTGAAAACCGATGAGAGACTACTTCATCCGAAACTAATTCTATTTCAACATTTTCGACATCTTTCTGAACAGACAACACCTTCCAATACATGCCAAGCAACAATAGAGCATTAACAAAAACTCCAACAAGCATTGCAGGAAATATACCAAATAAAAAACTCCCAAAAGTAATCTTGCTCAGTACTACTATTACTAAATTCTGAGGATTCCCAATAGGTGTTGCTGAAGATCCAATATTTGCACTTGATGCAAGAGCTAAAAGGAACGGATGGGGTGGTAGATTTTGTTGCCTAGCAATTTTTAGTACAAACTCAGTTAACACAACACAAGAAGTATCATTGGTGAAAAAGGCACTCGAAATTGCAGAAATCAAACAGATTCTACAAATTAAATCCTTGGCCCCCATGCTTTTCAATGCTAACAATTTTCCCAAGTACTTAAACATGTCTGCTCTTTCCAGATAGATGCTGACAACCATTGTTCCAAAGAGAAGGCCTAAAATTGGAAGATCGATAGCAGCATATGCCTCATCGGGAGTCAATACTCGAAATATTACCATAAGATTAGCACCAAGTATTGACCCTGCAGTCCTTCCAATAGGCATAAATGGGACAGCAGGAAAAACTGCCAATACCCAAAAAATAGCAAAGGCAATTGAACCAAGAATCACTCTCTCGATCGACGCCATAGCCATTCTTTAATCTTTTTGTATGCTCAAAATGTTACTAATACACAGAACGTTAGTAACTGAATATCCCTGAAATGAAAAAGATGCTAACAAACGTTAGATGGCATACGAGAGACAAAATCTTGTGCAACGTGATGAGAAAATGAGTAAGTGGATAGATAAAAGTtataggagcccgtttggattggcttataagttggcttataagctgttttcagcttttttgagtgtttggctgaccagcttaaagtcattttatgcttaaaataagctcaaaaaaataattggacccatttgacttagtttatctaaaacagcttataagctgaaaacagcttataagccaaaaaaaataagttggactaccccaacttatttttttcagcttataagctgcaaacagctttaagccgtaagccaatccaaacgggctctaggtaAGTAGCTAGCAAGTGATATTTCAATGCAAACTAATGGAGCATGCTATAAGTGAAGAAAATGAACATCTATAGAAGAAAGAGTGGAAGAGTCACCTGGACCATAAAAAAAGATGTTGCTTAGCGCTGAAATTTAAAGACTTATCAGCGGGTGGCAGTTGGCATGTAAGTGCATTTATTCACTTGGGTTGCTGGTTTGAATATTGGAGCTTAGATAGCTACTTCTTGGAAAGGAAACTAAATAGGACAAACTAGATGCAAAATGAAGATTGAAATATTacccctccgttcacttttacttgttcattatattcaaaataaattttcacttttgcTTATCCACTTTAACATATcaagaaaagataaaaaaaaaattcttaatttacctttaacattaattactcattttcaaatcattctcCAAGTTcaatgagactatacaccaattaacatgggtattatagtaaaatacatacttcatttattaattcttaacggacgtgcaaagtcaaaagtggacaactaaaagtgaacggagggagtatacagATCTTCCTTTGACTCGCCACTTGTTCTGATTTATACTTAATTTCATTATTTTAGCGCTTATAATACTTTAACACTTGCagttaggggtgttcatggttcggtttgggtcggttattgattaaaaccataactaaaccaatttagtcggtttttaaatgtctaaaaccataaccaaaccaaataaaataataaccaccggtttggttcggtttggttggatttttcggtttatgattAGCagtcatgagacttatcagtaaaacattaaaaagttgaaaaagacatgtctttttttgaTCAAACGatatcttttatttatagtttaaggtggaacatacatcatagaaacattttcactattagtgatagtgttaTACTCAAGCTACCCAAAGttactaaactattacatatatagctaaaaactaactaagtagtggctgcaccatttttgtcatcttaatatacatacctggaaataaagtatagcataggagcttttagttgttgttacaaacatacatattaattaaacataaagactacctaaaattaaaattaaaatatatgaaataaaaaaaaactttgtgtaatgatcccaaactttgaggcagtacttgcattttgccctcaattctcccattttattaaaaaaactttctATAATGATCTCAAACTTcatatgtttttctatcattatccccagggctagggtctcgactacaaagagttgttcttttatgctttttaggACGATTATCCACGGAATAAGTATTAggacattaccatgtgcttgagttacaGCAAAtgttgatgttactgaagtatcttctataggaacctccaaatctacaacctatgtccttttcatatgaaaaatattagaagtttaggacccattcagacaagaaaaaaataaaggtataaattcgaaagaaaaaaaaaacaacctaaaatcaaatggctgacaaagaaaggctaaaaatttgagttaaagacattagactctaacgtgagcttctgttagtaggtttacacttaacacttaaagaattaaaagacttaaagacatgggcttgaacatatttttaaaaacacgggccttaaacaatcatgtgaaataagtagaccagaaatcaaattaatgattaaaaggtataaaatatttataattatttatgaaaaactaatattatatatataaataattataaaatttatgtatataatttatcggtttggttcggttatttattcggttattttttaatataaccataaccaaaccaaatattatcgatttttaaaatttaaaaccaaatcaaaccaaaccaaaccaaatgtcggtttttttattcggtttggttaaattttctgtttggttttggttttaaccaaaaccgtgaacagctcTACTTGCGGTATATACTTTCTAGTGTTGGCTGAGTGACTTTTTTTATTAGACTAGATATATGCTAGTGAATCACATGCTTATTAGTGTGGTTATTAATAAATAGTAATAAATAAACTGTTGATCCATACGTAGGAGTGGCAAACGAGTCGATCGGATTGAATATGTGTCGATAGAAAACGGGAACAAAACAGATAAAATATTCTGCTCGTCCATATTTACCATGGATAAAGAATGGGTTAAGTGATGGATGACATGGATATTCATATCATTCATGATTTCAGGAATAGTCAAGTGAGACACAAACTAAAAGTCAAAACAAATTTAGATTTCCCAGAAAACAAGAACTCATGAAAATTAAAATAACAAGCAGATAAATTGGTTGATAATATGGACATCCATATTTAGTGAataatatccatatttgatcCATTTTTAAAAAAGTGGGTTATCCAACCCATGTCTAATTCAGATTGAATGGTCACTTATTTGTTTTTAGTCATTTTACCAACCCTAG
The nucleotide sequence above comes from Lycium barbarum isolate Lr01 chromosome 3, ASM1917538v2, whole genome shotgun sequence. Encoded proteins:
- the LOC132631945 gene encoding silicon efflux transporter LSI2-like isoform X1, coding for MAMASIERVILGSIAFAIFWVLAVFPAVPFMPIGRTAGSILGANLMVIFRVLTPDEAYAAIDLPILGLLFGTMVVSIYLERADMFKYLGKLLALKSMGAKDLICRICLISAISSAFFTNDTSCVVLTEFVLKIARQQNLPPHPFLLALASSANIGSSATPIGNPQNLVIVVLSKITFGSFLFGIFPAMLVGVFVNALLLLGMYWKVLSVQKDVENVEIELVSDEVVSHRFSPATMSHVVNWLNSPEQFSVDPVNTNGQINHADTFKNHGNFSENEIKKDPNREFYSSRNSNASTEAPVDGCEDQNFTSYEEKQNFADKWKRLLWKICVYLVTIGMLISLLMGLNMSWTTITAALALVVLDFKDARECLEKVSYSLLIFFCGMFITVDGFNRTGIPSAFWDFMEPYAKIDHAGGIAVLAVVILVLSNLASNVPTVLLLGVRVGALAAAISARSEKKAWLILAWVSTVAGNLSLLGSAANLIVCEQARRAQPLGYNLSFWTHLKFGVPSTLIVTAIGLTLIRG
- the LOC132631945 gene encoding silicon efflux transporter LSI2-like isoform X2, with amino-acid sequence MAMASIERVILGSIAFAIFWVLAVFPAVPFMPIGRTAGSILGANLMVIFRVLTPDEAYAAIDLPILGLLFGTMVVSIYLERADMFKYLGKLLALKSMGAKDLICRICLISAISSAFFTNDTSCVVLTEFVLKIARQQNLPPHPFLLALASSANIGSSATPIGNPQNLVIVVLSKITFGSFLFGIFPAMLVGVFVNALLLLGMYWKVLSVQKDVENVEIELVSDEVVSHRFSPATMSHVVNWLNSPEQFSVDPVNTNGQINHADTFKNHGNFSENEIKKDPNREFYSSRNSNASTEAPVDGCEDQNFTSYEEKQNFADKWKRLLWKICVYLVTIGMLISLLMGLNMSWTTITAALALVVLDFKDARECLEKVSYSLLIFFCGMFITVDGFNRTGIPSAFWDFMEPYAKIDHAGGIAVLAVVILVLSNLASNVPTGWPILTNILDGRVDHGELVIRSNNFS